A region from the Lentisphaera profundi genome encodes:
- a CDS encoding DUF7133 domain-containing protein, giving the protein MKYLLSSVLFFALSMGLIANPKGYEIQTIETPKNVLFHVTGLDTDKDGNMYIATRYGDVWIYKNEKWHKFAEGLHEPCGLVIDDDGSIVVTQKPEMTRLVDSNKDGKADLYLPLTREFKFHNNYHEFNFGGIKDNDGNFIGTLNTAAGPTAKGLKLSAMASQGNWRGWAYKVSPEGKFTPIASGMRSPAGIGRNPQGEMFYTDNQGDYVATSTFHQILPGKFYGHPVSLQDRDDFTVDKLKKMTDEQFDKLRTLPVAWIPQEEVANSPGNPEWIADAGKFGPFKDQFFVGDQTRSNIFRITLQKVKGRYQGCVIDFISGLQCGNIRLKFDKNGDLWSGQTSRGWTARGSKTFGLQKVVWDKKTMPFEILDVKLTKDGFKVDFTEEIDAKSLDKTKISRWWYEYSRKYGAPKSELEDIDATEITLSNNKKSLIIKCPLIKEKVYCLDFSQMLNSKGENLGNKKAYYTIINTLD; this is encoded by the coding sequence ATGAAATACCTACTCTCTTCAGTCTTATTTTTTGCACTCTCCATGGGACTTATAGCTAATCCCAAAGGCTACGAAATCCAAACAATCGAGACACCTAAAAATGTTTTATTTCACGTCACAGGACTCGACACCGATAAAGATGGAAATATGTATATTGCCACGCGTTATGGTGATGTCTGGATTTATAAAAATGAGAAATGGCACAAGTTTGCCGAGGGTTTGCACGAACCATGTGGTTTAGTAATCGATGATGATGGTTCCATTGTTGTGACTCAAAAACCAGAGATGACTCGTCTGGTTGATTCTAATAAAGATGGTAAAGCCGATCTTTACCTTCCGCTCACTCGTGAATTTAAATTCCACAATAACTACCATGAGTTTAACTTTGGTGGCATCAAAGATAATGACGGCAACTTTATCGGCACACTCAATACGGCTGCTGGGCCGACTGCCAAGGGTCTCAAACTCAGTGCCATGGCCAGTCAAGGCAATTGGCGCGGTTGGGCTTACAAAGTTTCACCTGAAGGTAAATTCACCCCGATTGCATCGGGTATGCGCTCACCTGCTGGGATTGGTAGAAATCCACAAGGCGAAATGTTTTACACTGACAACCAAGGTGATTACGTCGCGACCTCTACTTTTCATCAAATTTTACCTGGGAAGTTTTACGGCCACCCCGTTTCTCTTCAGGACCGCGATGATTTCACCGTCGATAAACTCAAGAAAATGACCGATGAGCAATTCGATAAGCTCCGCACTCTACCAGTTGCTTGGATTCCTCAAGAAGAAGTCGCTAACTCACCCGGAAATCCCGAATGGATTGCTGATGCAGGAAAATTTGGTCCCTTCAAAGATCAATTCTTTGTGGGTGATCAGACCCGTTCCAATATTTTTCGCATTACCCTACAAAAAGTTAAAGGTCGTTATCAGGGTTGTGTTATAGATTTTATTTCAGGCTTGCAATGTGGTAATATTCGCCTCAAGTTTGACAAAAATGGCGATCTCTGGAGTGGTCAAACAAGTCGTGGTTGGACCGCACGTGGCTCCAAAACTTTTGGCTTACAAAAAGTCGTTTGGGACAAGAAGACCATGCCTTTTGAAATCCTAGATGTGAAGCTCACAAAAGATGGTTTCAAAGTAGATTTCACAGAAGAAATCGATGCCAAATCTCTCGATAAAACTAAGATCTCACGTTGGTGGTATGAGTACTCACGAAAGTATGGTGCTCCAAAAAGTGAGCTCGAAGATATTGATGCCACTGAGATTACATTGAGTAATAACAAAAAAAGCTTGATAATTAAATGTCCCCTTATCAAAGAAAAAGTGTACTGCCTAGACTTCTCACAAATGCTAAATTCTAAAGGCGAAAATTTAGGTAATAAAAAAGCTTATTATACTATCATCAACACCCTAGATTAA
- a CDS encoding c-type cytochrome, whose product MLKLIFSILSLSLLSLSAQDTQSIQRGKVLYDNICFSCHGKNLEGGVGFNLKDHEWIHGNNPQQISEIIKKGFPDKGMIAFGAIYKDPQIKDITNFILSRQEGLRDVEYKIFHDVDIESGIDWDTQKPDKTGKSKLPYPNFQLPEVDQFAMSYKGKIIIPAHAAGSFKLVGMFRQDKGFELFIDGEKIPIKLEKRNRFKEVIQLSAGVHDFELRFIKIFRFASFNMDLHGKVRIPLSIDSYRSSIKKQHIVHAGDSFKIIRKRIKNYAAGSIAVNHADRSTYIINPDNAQITAFWEGQSLDIGPNINERGQHDSLPLGKTQIKVGDAIIPQINQQAAKMTYRGYSSHPQPKFLFSNDKSKLEISSELNGQSLLLTYSFLNANQDKLSLKIPAGLKISSEDGRVNDNVFIPNPNKQTQFTLAIPVKEKK is encoded by the coding sequence ATGTTAAAATTAATATTTTCAATACTCAGCTTATCGCTGCTCTCGCTATCAGCGCAGGATACGCAATCCATTCAACGAGGGAAAGTCCTCTATGATAACATCTGCTTTTCCTGCCACGGAAAAAACTTGGAAGGAGGCGTCGGCTTTAATTTAAAAGACCACGAATGGATTCACGGTAATAACCCACAGCAAATCAGCGAAATAATTAAAAAGGGTTTTCCCGACAAGGGGATGATCGCTTTCGGGGCGATTTATAAGGATCCACAAATTAAGGATATCACTAACTTCATTCTTTCACGCCAGGAAGGTCTTAGAGACGTAGAGTATAAAATTTTTCATGATGTAGATATAGAATCTGGCATTGACTGGGATACACAAAAACCCGATAAGACTGGTAAAAGCAAGCTCCCCTATCCCAACTTCCAACTTCCAGAAGTCGATCAATTTGCTATGTCCTATAAAGGCAAAATCATCATTCCGGCACACGCCGCAGGGTCTTTCAAATTGGTAGGAATGTTTCGACAAGATAAGGGCTTTGAACTTTTTATTGATGGAGAAAAAATCCCTATCAAATTAGAGAAACGCAATCGTTTTAAAGAGGTGATCCAACTCAGTGCTGGAGTCCATGACTTTGAGCTCCGCTTCATTAAAATATTCCGCTTTGCAAGCTTCAATATGGATCTCCATGGCAAAGTAAGAATCCCTCTCTCAATCGATTCTTATCGCAGCTCGATAAAGAAACAGCATATTGTTCATGCAGGTGACTCCTTCAAGATCATACGCAAGCGTATTAAAAATTATGCTGCCGGTAGTATTGCCGTGAATCATGCTGATCGCAGCACCTATATCATCAATCCAGACAATGCCCAAATTACGGCTTTCTGGGAAGGTCAATCACTCGATATTGGTCCCAACATCAATGAACGTGGCCAACACGATTCTCTACCACTTGGGAAAACTCAGATTAAAGTTGGAGATGCCATCATTCCACAAATCAACCAACAAGCCGCAAAAATGACTTACCGTGGTTATTCTTCACATCCCCAGCCCAAATTCCTATTTTCAAATGATAAATCAAAACTTGAAATATCTAGTGAGTTAAATGGCCAGTCCCTGCTTCTGACTTACAGCTTTCTTAATGCAAATCAGGATAAGTTAAGCCTTAAAATACCCGCGGGCTTAAAAATCAGCTCAGAAGATGGTCGCGTAAATGACAATGTATTTATACCCAATCCGAATAAACAAACGCAGTTTACACTCGCGATACCAGTTAAGGAGAAAAAATAA
- a CDS encoding 3-keto-disaccharide hydrolase encodes MKFIALLITLFNLGLLAETQTVWTNPTEAQALKDYQIQGEYQGNGYGAQVIALGSGSFSTVVYKGGLPGDGWDEKNKIVLDGVLEADKVILKSSTGARKYYSPKAETFTPVKQFPPKGQINCSGFIQKSLLSLKIKDQTLKLQKQQRTSPTLGAKAPANAIVLFDGSNIEAFTRGRIDEVTKSLHTDARDLYSKEKFNNYSMHLEFMTPYMPSYRGAKRGNSGIYHVWDYELQILDSFGLDGVHSECGGIYKTAAPRINMAYPPLTWQTYDLDFTNSVFKDGKKNKSAYITVKLNGVLVQDNTEIPAKTGGSRKTPEGEAGPFRLQGHGNKIQYRNIWLIKK; translated from the coding sequence ATGAAGTTTATCGCCCTGCTCATAACATTATTTAACTTAGGCTTACTGGCCGAGACACAAACTGTCTGGACTAATCCCACTGAAGCCCAAGCACTCAAAGATTATCAAATCCAAGGAGAGTATCAAGGTAACGGCTATGGCGCTCAGGTCATTGCACTGGGCTCAGGTTCTTTTTCTACTGTTGTCTATAAAGGCGGTCTTCCTGGCGATGGTTGGGACGAAAAAAATAAAATTGTTTTAGATGGTGTCCTCGAGGCCGATAAAGTCATTCTCAAGTCAAGTACCGGTGCCCGCAAGTACTACTCACCAAAAGCAGAGACCTTCACTCCTGTAAAACAGTTTCCCCCTAAAGGACAAATAAACTGCTCTGGTTTCATTCAGAAGTCTTTGCTTTCACTGAAAATCAAGGATCAGACTCTAAAGCTTCAAAAACAACAACGTACGAGTCCTACTTTAGGTGCTAAAGCTCCTGCCAATGCGATCGTTCTATTTGATGGTAGCAATATCGAAGCTTTCACTCGTGGCCGCATTGATGAAGTCACTAAATCTCTTCATACCGATGCCAGAGATCTTTACAGCAAAGAAAAATTCAATAATTATAGCATGCACCTAGAATTCATGACGCCTTATATGCCTTCTTATCGCGGTGCTAAAAGAGGCAATAGTGGCATTTATCATGTCTGGGATTATGAGCTACAGATCTTGGATTCATTTGGCTTGGACGGCGTACATAGCGAATGTGGTGGCATTTATAAAACTGCCGCCCCTAGAATTAATATGGCTTATCCACCACTCACTTGGCAGACTTACGATTTAGATTTTACTAATTCCGTATTCAAAGATGGCAAAAAAAACAAAAGTGCTTACATCACGGTGAAACTCAATGGCGTTCTTGTACAGGATAATACCGAAATACCCGCAAAGACGGGTGGTTCACGCAAAACTCCTGAGGGTGAAGCTGGCCCTTTCCGTTTACAAGGGCACGGCAACAAAATTCAATACCGCAATATTTGGCTAATCAAAAAATAG
- a CDS encoding sulfatase family protein, with amino-acid sequence MNKMIIAIGLCVLSSLSDYALANEGERPNIIIILADDLGYGDCGAFNPQSKIKTPHIDQLAEEGMSFTDAHSASTTCTPSRYGLLTGTNPCRTGVLNTLLKTGHPIIDADEYTVADFLKSQNYQTHMVGKWHLGFEMDKTKNKKAFDLSQDLLGGPVDCGFDYFYGVHSSVSASPMFYIKNRQAIGRPEVIVEADKINGSGKKSKFKIQLAQGMALENISPDLCADAVRLIKEYAKSDQEQPFFLYYASTIPHQPWVPSAEFKGKSGLGVYADFVMQFDDEVGQINQALKDTGLDNNTILIFTSDNGPGPGASRNMEEQGHGSTGILRGMKSDAWEGGHRVPFIAKWPHRIKAGTQNQAIINATDLFATFAALLKVNLARLSPHAAPDSVSFLETLLDADKKFKRPAMINGRHAIRKGDWKLVSIAKHSDAAKLKPSDFKLFNLAEDISEKSELTQENPERLSELYKEFIDFANERKLK; translated from the coding sequence ATGAATAAGATGATCATTGCGATAGGGCTCTGTGTACTCAGTAGTTTAAGTGACTATGCCTTGGCAAATGAGGGTGAGAGGCCGAATATCATTATCATCCTTGCCGATGATCTAGGGTATGGTGATTGCGGTGCGTTTAATCCTCAGTCAAAAATAAAGACACCACATATCGATCAGTTGGCAGAAGAGGGCATGAGCTTTACGGATGCTCATTCAGCGTCCACAACATGTACGCCTTCGCGTTATGGTTTATTGACGGGCACGAATCCCTGCCGTACGGGAGTTTTAAATACCTTACTCAAAACGGGGCATCCCATTATTGATGCGGATGAGTATACCGTGGCGGATTTTTTAAAGTCTCAGAATTATCAGACTCATATGGTGGGTAAGTGGCATTTGGGCTTTGAAATGGATAAAACAAAAAATAAGAAGGCCTTTGATTTAAGTCAGGATCTTTTAGGTGGCCCCGTAGATTGTGGCTTCGATTATTTTTATGGAGTGCATTCATCGGTGAGTGCTTCACCGATGTTCTATATCAAAAACCGTCAAGCCATTGGCAGGCCAGAAGTCATTGTAGAAGCAGATAAAATTAACGGGAGCGGAAAAAAATCGAAATTTAAAATTCAGCTTGCCCAAGGTATGGCACTAGAAAATATAAGTCCCGACTTATGTGCGGATGCCGTCAGACTGATAAAAGAGTATGCAAAGTCAGATCAAGAGCAGCCCTTCTTTCTTTATTACGCCTCCACGATTCCACATCAACCCTGGGTTCCGAGCGCTGAGTTCAAAGGCAAAAGCGGGCTTGGTGTCTATGCCGATTTTGTGATGCAGTTTGACGACGAAGTCGGGCAGATCAATCAGGCCTTGAAGGATACGGGGCTGGATAATAATACAATCCTTATTTTCACCAGTGATAATGGTCCCGGTCCGGGCGCGAGTCGTAACATGGAAGAGCAGGGGCATGGCAGCACTGGAATACTTCGAGGCATGAAGTCAGACGCCTGGGAAGGAGGTCACCGAGTGCCCTTTATCGCTAAATGGCCTCATCGTATAAAAGCAGGCACTCAAAATCAAGCTATTATCAACGCCACCGATCTATTTGCGACTTTCGCAGCTTTACTTAAGGTGAATTTAGCAAGACTGAGCCCTCATGCGGCTCCCGATAGCGTGAGCTTCCTAGAGACACTTTTGGATGCTGACAAAAAATTCAAGCGGCCCGCAATGATTAATGGACGCCATGCGATTCGCAAGGGTGACTGGAAGCTTGTTTCAATTGCAAAGCATAGTGATGCCGCTAAACTTAAACCCAGTGATTTTAAATTATTTAACCTAGCCGAAGATATAAGCGAAAAAAGTGAGCTTACGCAAGAGAATCCCGAGCGACTTAGTGAACTTTATAAAGAATTCATAGACTTTGCCAATGAGAGAAAACTCAAGTAG
- a CDS encoding type II toxin-antitoxin system RelE/ParE family toxin, translating into MDEQSEESRIEYLNLIDRLEKEGYLIEPFAKKIDSDLFEIRIRKGKQIRVFYFYHEDDYIFGVHAFVKKTQKTPKQEMQQAQKIISKIKRGEYNE; encoded by the coding sequence ATAGATGAACAAAGCGAAGAATCTAGGATCGAATATTTAAATCTCATAGATCGTTTAGAGAAAGAAGGCTATTTAATTGAGCCCTTTGCCAAAAAGATAGATTCAGACTTATTCGAAATTCGTATTCGAAAAGGTAAGCAAATTAGAGTTTTTTACTTTTATCATGAAGATGATTACATTTTTGGTGTTCACGCCTTTGTTAAAAAAACGCAGAAAACTCCAAAACAGGAAATGCAGCAAGCTCAAAAAATCATATCTAAAATTAAGAGAGGAGAGTACAATGAATAA
- a CDS encoding helix-turn-helix domain-containing protein, with product MNKDILNKMKKAQEAQAKEIRQLDSYEQASHEFNLEYTLANELQDARKKANLTQKDIARIMGTTQSVISRIEHGCNVSVSTIEKYAHACGKHVELHLI from the coding sequence ATGAATAAAGATATCCTCAATAAAATGAAAAAAGCTCAAGAAGCTCAAGCTAAAGAAATACGTCAACTTGATTCTTATGAGCAGGCTTCACATGAGTTTAATCTCGAATACACACTAGCAAACGAGCTCCAAGATGCTCGTAAAAAAGCTAATCTAACACAGAAAGACATAGCAAGAATTATGGGAACGACTCAAAGCGTTATTTCTCGTATTGAACATGGCTGTAATGTCTCAGTTAGTACCATCGAAAAGTATGCTCATGCTTGTGGTAAGCATGTTGAATTGCATTTAATTTAG
- a CDS encoding ThuA domain-containing protein, which translates to MKKIIAFFMLALITSCVSQDTQIKVLIVDGVNNHNWVATTKATKATLLQTGKFTVDVSTSPGKKASKEEWAKWNPDFSKYEVVVSNFNDGGKTLWSKATQKSFESFVNNGGGFVPVHAADNSSSDWLNYNKMIAVGGWGGRKAGKSGFLLRDQDGSWNKCCEKEGKSGGHGPQRDFLVKHDKPNHPIVAGLPTEWMHAKDELYHSLRGPAENVEVIASSLSKNGSKVREPMILVVKFGKGTICHLPMGHANGKSLQCVGFQTILARSTEFAARGEVTIAAPANFPGKDKAVIVEPSKLLWK; encoded by the coding sequence ATGAAAAAAATTATTGCTTTTTTTATGCTAGCTCTCATTACTAGTTGTGTGTCTCAAGACACTCAAATCAAAGTCCTTATTGTTGATGGCGTCAACAATCACAATTGGGTCGCTACTACTAAAGCAACCAAAGCAACTCTTTTACAAACCGGTAAATTTACTGTTGATGTCAGTACATCTCCGGGCAAAAAGGCCTCAAAGGAAGAATGGGCCAAGTGGAATCCAGATTTCTCAAAATACGAAGTTGTCGTCAGTAACTTTAACGATGGTGGCAAAACACTTTGGTCTAAGGCGACTCAGAAATCTTTCGAGAGCTTCGTCAACAATGGCGGTGGATTTGTCCCTGTTCATGCTGCCGATAATTCGTCATCTGACTGGCTTAATTACAACAAGATGATTGCCGTTGGTGGTTGGGGTGGACGCAAAGCTGGTAAGTCCGGATTTTTGTTACGTGATCAGGATGGCAGCTGGAACAAGTGTTGTGAAAAGGAAGGAAAAAGTGGCGGTCATGGTCCACAACGCGACTTTTTAGTTAAGCACGATAAACCAAACCACCCAATTGTTGCTGGTCTTCCTACTGAGTGGATGCACGCCAAGGACGAACTTTATCATTCGCTCCGTGGCCCTGCCGAAAATGTCGAAGTCATCGCCAGTTCTTTGTCAAAGAATGGCTCCAAGGTAAGAGAACCAATGATCCTAGTCGTGAAATTTGGTAAAGGAACTATCTGTCACCTGCCAATGGGACACGCTAACGGCAAGTCTCTACAGTGTGTTGGTTTTCAAACTATCTTAGCCCGTAGCACTGAATTTGCTGCTCGTGGCGAAGTCACTATTGCCGCGCCAGCTAATTTTCCAGGAAAAGATAAAGCCGTTATTGTCGAGCCAAGTAAGTTGCTTTGGAAATAA